From Chlamydiifrater volucris, one genomic window encodes:
- the rpsD gene encoding 30S ribosomal protein S4, whose product MARYCGPKNRIARRFGANIFGRSRNPLLRKANPPGQHGAQRRKKSEYGAQLEEKQKLKACYGMVMERQLVKAFKEAERKNGNTAQLFLERFECRLDNLVYRMGFAKTIFAAQQLVSHGHVLVNGKRVDRRSFFVRPGMEITLGEKSKRMKMVCEALEAKDESSLPSYISLDKSKYKGVLVSSPEADQVEGQLPLPINVPLICEFLSHRT is encoded by the coding sequence ATGGCTCGATATTGTGGTCCTAAGAACAGAATAGCTCGTCGGTTCGGAGCAAACATTTTTGGTAGAAGCCGCAATCCTCTCTTGCGAAAGGCGAACCCTCCAGGACAGCACGGAGCGCAAAGAAGAAAAAAATCTGAGTACGGAGCTCAGTTGGAAGAGAAGCAGAAATTGAAGGCCTGCTACGGCATGGTCATGGAGAGACAACTGGTCAAGGCTTTCAAAGAAGCTGAGAGGAAGAACGGGAATACCGCTCAGTTGTTTTTGGAAAGGTTTGAGTGCCGATTGGATAATCTTGTTTATAGAATGGGTTTTGCCAAAACAATCTTTGCTGCACAACAACTGGTTTCTCATGGGCATGTTTTGGTTAATGGGAAGAGAGTTGATAGGAGGTCTTTTTTTGTGCGCCCAGGAATGGAGATTACTTTAGGTGAGAAATCCAAGCGTATGAAGATGGTCTGTGAGGCGCTGGAAGCTAAGGATGAGTCCTCCCTGCCTTCTTACATATCTTTGGATAAGTCTAAGTATAAAGGGGTGTTGGTTTCTTCTCCAGAAGCTGATCAAGTAGAGGGGCAACTTCCTTTGCCTATTAACGTGCCTCTAATCTGTGAGTTCCTGTCTCACAGGACGTAG